Part of the Trichoderma asperellum chromosome 1, complete sequence genome is shown below.
CACAACATCCAACATCAGTAGAGTAAGAAGTTGTTCCCAAAAGGGCGATTGAAGAAGACGCAATCCAAAGCTCTCCCCAACCCAAGCGGGGGCCATACCTGCAGCTGCCACAGCAGGGATTCCCCTTTGCAAAATGCCACCCGCGCGCTCTCGTCTCTCGACACAGTCAAGCCTTGCGTCGCGACATCGTCCCAGGCACTTTTAGCCCTCCTGTCGCCGGCGCCTGATTGGCCAGTCGCACAAAGCCGAGCGTAGCGGCGGACCTGTGCACTGCACCGGCGCGCGAATCGCGTCGCTTCATTATGAACTGGGGGGGTTGGAAGCTGCCTGTGGCCAATGAGGCTGTCAGCGCGAGCCGTTTGATAAGTGGGTTAAAACCTTAGCTGCCAGCTAAACCTTAGCATGGCCGTCGTCGGGGTGTTTTTGTCCCAGAAACCGACTTTTGCTGTTTATCATTTGTTATTGTTGCTTAATTTGGGCTTACGAGTTCAACAATGTTTTGACGACGCGCCAGGCCACAGGGGCTTACGATGGCCGCCCAGAGCACCATTACAGCCGTGAATTTCATCAATGACTACCGGTACCATCAATCTCCTTCCATTTTTTGCGTGTATCTTCCAATGAGTCGTACAATATACACTACCACGACAAGAATTCCATTGCTTCTTGCACCAAAATGACACTTAGTGCGCTCTACTCGATTACGCCTGTGCCACTCGCCCCAGCCCAGCCTGTTTAGTGCTACCGGTCCTAACTCCCGGCCTACTCGCCCTCATTAAAGCCTTCTTCGTGCCACAGTCCAAGCCTGCGCTCACAATGAAAGCACGTGGTAAATAGATCAAAAATTCCGCCTCCAATGGCCCCGAAGGACAATTGAGCACAGGATGACTCCGCGATGTGCAATGCAGGCCTCCTACACTAGTACTCCGAATTCTTGATCTCGGAGTACTGAAACAAGGTAagtatgaagaaaagaaaagagaaaaaaaagatctaAAAACGCGGCCTGCTGGCGCTACATTTATAGAAATGCATCTGGCCCGTGCGCCACCCGCCCCACCAGCTTCGCTGCCTAGAAAGTCGATGCCTGAGGAGCACACgcctaaaaaaaagttgttgGAGCCAAAGCCAGTGCAGGCGCGCGCCCTCGCTTGCAGAACGCCCTCATGCAAAGAAGCGAAGGGGGCGgaaaagcaataaaatagCGGTAAAGAAACGGTGAAAGGAATAAAACAAGGAATGCAGTTGCACTTCTTCAACTTGGAAAGAgatacaagaaaaaaaagaaaaaaaaaacccccaaaTGATTGTTTGATTCTCTTTAGATTTGTACAAAAGGGAAGACAGACGCCAAATGCCTGGAAAGACGCTGCGATTGTGTTAGTGTCGCCTTGCTTGTACGAGTACGAGCAGTAGCGACTCTAGATAGAGTGGCGCCACACTACTCGCCCTTTGTGCAAGCAACGGACTCCTCCGTCTTTCACCTTGTTCGTACTTGTACCTGTACCGGGCAGAGCGCATGCAAGGAGAATCAGCGCTACCCCAGCGTTATCTTGGCCATGGCAAGTGGAGACTCGCTCTGAATCTGGCCAATGGTAGCCCCAGATGTGTCTCATGACGCACCAACCACCGCAGAGGCGTAGCACGGCTAAGGCGTCCCGTGACATTTGTGATTCGCCGTTGCAGTCGTCACTGTACATGGTGCTCCatccggcggcagcagcgcaagCCTCACCTCTGCCCTTTATTACTGTCCATCTAACTAATATTGTCTCAGCCTGTGGTTTGCGGTCGCCTGTCTCTTCATCATAGAACAGCCGCATCTCTCCCTTCTGTTCTGTCTTCTTCCTGCGCGCTCCTCTATTCCATCCTACTCCAGCCGTATTGTATTGACCATAGTTAACGATGCGTTTCTCCACTGCCGTCGCCTGCTTGTCTACCTGCCTCGCCGCTCCGGCGACGGCCCTCGCAATCTGGGGCGATTCCGCCTACGCATTCGACAGCAATCTCAAGGTCCCTGGAGAAAACCCCATCGAGTTCTGCAACGCCAACCGTGATGACaacctcatcgtcatcgacaAAGTCGACCTGGCTCCCAATCCTCCCAAGGCGTAAGAGTCCCCCCAACAATCATCCGGGCTAACTTGGCTTGCTAATGGCTCTTGATAGTGGCAAACCCCTCCTCATCACAGCCAGCGGCGAGGTCAAGAAGACTGTCGAATCAGGCGCCTACGTCAAATTGGTTGTCAAGTACGGCCTTATTCAACTGCTTTCCACCACTGCAGACCTGTGTGAACAGCTCGACAATGTCGACCTTTCTTGCCCTCTCGAGCCTGGCAACATGACAATCACCAAGAGCGTCGACCTGCCTTCTGCCATCCCTCCGGTATGATATGACGCCCATCTAACGTTAAAACAGATGGATGTATGCTTACAGATGTAAACAGGGAACCTACAGCGTCCTCGCTGATGTCTACTCTAATGATGACGAGCCGATCACCTGCCTCAAGGCTACCGTCAACTTCCCCCGACCAGGCCTCTCTTCGTTCGAAGATGCTGAGGAATTGTAATTTTTTGCTCGCTATTAAGAGGCTTAATTGCGGAAGAATTGGCGATCATGGGCATAATCCGGGTCTTTGTTTGATTGTTGTGTGAATTTTTAATGGCATTGTTTAAGGTTGTCTTTCCCCTGCTCTGGGCGAGTTTTGCTGTACTCTCGGGATTATATTCGATCAGGTTCATAGGCACACGGTGATGGCTGTAGCGCTTTTGCTGCTACTAGAGAATGCATTCGTAATATCTCTAATAAACCAGTATACACCTGTACTCTTTGACAATTATGCTATTATGTACTCGCTTCGTAGTGTCAAAGATCATAAAAGACCTCAGCGTTTCATacatttctcttctcctttcagATGGAATAACTCTGCATGTACCCCGAAATATTTACTCTCCAAATAGGCGGCGCACTCGCCTCAACACACTGTCCTTCTCCGGGTCGTATGGATGATCTTTGCTCGGAATTTCGAGGACCGTAGGAAAGGCAGCGGTGTAGGTGTCGACTCGGTGTCGTATCCTGTCGGCGACCTGGACATTTGGTCGTTAGCATGTACATCGTAGGAAGGGCTAAAGGGCTATGCCAAGATAAACTGACATGCTGGTTGATCAAGACGATTCCAATGTCTTTCCTCTCTGTAAAGCTCTCAAATGCAGCTTCGATGGCCGCAGTTTCTGTCTTACTGTCGACCACGAGAAAGTTCTTTTGTGCTTCGGCGCCGGTGGTGATATGCTATACACAAGCGTGAGATAGGTTGAATGATTATTTCGGCGACGACACTCTCATCACGATTTCGAGGGAACAAAGGACGCGCGGTTTTCCTTCCTACTTACTCCGATGCCTGCGAGCAAGAGGCCCGTTACAGAGTCCTATGCGTATACATCTGTTAGAACCAATGCGATCTTCCATCTCGGAGACTGGGTGCGCGTTTTGCCCCGAGAGAGCGACTTGCCTCATCGCCGATTACGGCAAGGAATTGCCGGTCCTTGAAGTCGGCCTGCGATGTCATCGTGACGGCGGGCAATGGGCAGTTCTGGGTTTGATGCAGACGGAGAGTCGTGGATTATGCGAAGCTTCCAGTTTAGCTGCCTTCAGGCCATCACTGGGGTGGCCCCGCGCAAAGGCGGCTGAGGGAGACGGCTGTACTTTTGCGGGAGGTATCGCCGGAGGTACAAGTAGTGCCGACGGATGCGCTGCTGCGATATTGGGACGCACCGTATAAACCGCAGCCGATCCCTTGAATGTCTAAAAAAAATGGCATTAAAATCGAGAACCCATTTAAAGACtcaagttaatatagtacttGAGCAAATTTTATAATCCCGATCCAGTATAGATGACTTAAACGAGACCTTCATCCCAGACGCTCGGCCTTCATTGAAGGACACCTTTGGTAAGATCAATGACTTGATGGCCATGTACCTCTACAGATGTCACTGGGGCCACCCCTTGCTGTGGACTTGCGCGCTAGACTGCGACCGGAAATGTGCCAGCAGCGGGAGCTCCTCCAAAGTAAACAATTCGCTGCCAGGCCGACacttctcttttcttactTTTTGCCTTCAACCACCAATCAGtggctttttccctttttcctgCGGCACGAGCAGATTGCAAAATCTTCGTCGCCTCCTATTAACCGAGTGCGCGAGACTTTTTACAATTGCCTCGCTGTTCAAGATGCCCAGACTCGTGCGGCGGAGACCGCTCTGGGAGCGCATCACGTCGAATCTGAATCCCATGGACTTCCTTCTCTGGCTGtcggaagagctggagacgaGAGATTGGGACTCGAAGCTGGTGGGCACGCAGCTGGGCGTGGCTAtgaatattctttttttgctggcGCGGGCAAACGTTGGGTTGACGTCTTCGACGGACGACGACATCTTCGGTGACGAGACCAAGATAGGATGGTTTTCGTATGTGGTGAGTATTGCTCTTCAAGGCATCGCAACTTGTCGCGCTTTCTGAGCTAACTGCTTCGACCAAGGCCTATCTCATTGTCTGGGGCCTCGCGCTCTTCTCTTGCATCAACGCGGCTTACACCTACACGCGAACGCGAAAATACCGACTGTTCCAGGCCAACATCGAAGAGCCTCTATCCACGCCCTCCGCGCGGCGAGTTCAGGTTCAGTCTTCCCCCGTGACGTCCGCCTCACCGCTTCGATACCTCGCCGACAAGATTGCACCGGGCTCGGCTGAATCACGATCACATCCGGATAAGAAACGAGATGTGTGGGAACTCGCCGTTTGGGATCCTTTGCCTATATCTCTAAGGCTAGTTTGTTTGTTCAGCCCGGGACACGTATTGGCCTATCTCCTCGCCCTTCCGTTGGCGCCACTGGATCCTCAGCCGAGTGTGACTGTATTCAATGCCATTGTGATGCAAATGGTTCTCTCCGGTCAGATGCTGTTCCTCTCGTCGCGATTTGCACAGCAAGCCAAGGATAACGCCCTCATCCAGAAGGAGGTTATGAACGAGTACAACACCAAGTTTGTCCATCCTCGGCTAAATCCCGTCGTCAGAGACGTCGGAACTCAGATCGCAGCAGAGCACTCCCCCAAAGGCCGTGGGTTTGTGCAGGTCGGCACACCGACAACGCTCATCAGGAAGTCTTACGTCACACGAGGCACATCTCAGGCCGGGCATGATAACACCCTGTCCTCTGGTCACAGCCATTTCATGAGGCCGCAGATGATCAATCCTATTGCTACAAGGCAACCAGAAGGCACTCCTACCAACGTGGACCAACCTCGCTCGACGTTTAAACAATTTATGGCGGCTGACCAGGCTACTGGCACAGCACCCTCACCTATGCCACTCTCAGCTACATCTGCAAACACTGCCAATTATGGAGGCAATATGGGAATCTACAGCCACAACAAGTCGCCTCTAAAGAAAACTATGGACCTTGGCAGCTTTAACGAGCCAGCATCGCCTCGAAACTCACGCGAGATGGCAGCActggagcagcagagacaagCCGATGCACTCCGTTCGGCGAGCACTACCAGCAAAAGCGCATCCAACCCATATTCAGGAACATCCAGAAGCAGAACACAGCAAGACAGATCCATTAGATGGTGATTTGTTTTATCTTTCGTTCTCCCAAAACTCCATCAAAGCCCTGGCGCTATTGCCACAACGGATGGTCATATTTATGCAGCACAATGTATTATTTGAAACTAAGTGGTAATATCCTCTGTGCTTGGATTCAGTATAGCATAGCATATTGTCGGCGTTAGgattatgttttttttttatcaatgTCTTTTTCTGTGGCGGCTAATGGAAATATGTGTATATGAACAGTACGGTTTGGAAGTTGGCTGAGTGAGTAGCCTCTATGTGATATGAATGTTCTTGGTTGGAAACCAAAGTGGAAATTACTCAGCGTCAATTACGATTTATCAATGACAAAAGTACCGCAAAAGATTGAGTTCGGGTCATGATTTTAATCAGTTGTCGCTACTTCCCCTTGATGTGTGAATGCAGTACAGAATGCAAGCACGAATGCTAATGTCATTATGCCGGCTTCTTGCCCAGGCAGCTGGCCATCAGCCCCTCGCCATTCGTCGAGGAGCTGCTTTAGAGATGTTTTGATCCCCCCCAAACTTTTAGGCTTGGACCGAACATTATGGCGCTCTCGCGTTATATATTTACCactcttgtccttcttcggCCCTCGTCGAAGAACGATGAGACTCTCGCAACATTCTCACGCCCACGGATCCTCAACTATTGGATTCAGAGACCGGTGGTTCCTTTCGTTTCTTTAACTGTACTTGTAACACTCACTTTCTATCTCGTTGAAATGTCTTATTTCCTGCCTCCCAAAGTTTCAGACGTTGCCCCTCGGCAGACAACATCTCTAGCACTGCCCAAGAAGAATCAGCCCATCAGAAGGACGCAGACCGAGAGCCCACAATCCGCCTCTCGAggatggatgaagaaaatgatgaTTCCTAGCCGGCGCCCAGAACGCGGCGGGACGAGCAGGGAGCAAGGCTATTGGGAGCAGATGGAGGTTGAGGGGAAAGTCCGGCCACGACGTCGCATGACGGATAGCCAGTACAGCATGGGCGATGTATCGGCAGACTCGAGCCATATAGCTCGCTGGAATGTGCCAAAGGATATCCCGAAAGAGCAGCCACGTTTATTGCCGCCGCGGCAGGGTGCTGTACCAGCCAAACCAGgatcttctttgcctccaATTACCACACAAAAGAAccgaagctggagctggagtcCGCAAAGGGGCTCTGGGGATCAAATCTCTGTGGCGAAACTGGGGGGTGTGTTGCCGAGCGATGGCTGGAATGGAAACAGTAACCTGCTAACAAGGGATATCAAAACCACCGAGACTCGAAGTTTAAGCTTGGATTCTGAGACTGCGAAACACAAGAAACAGCTCCAGAGACGCGACGCACTCAGAGCAAGAAAGGCTCGGCGGCGTCAGCGTCAGAGCTTGAAGGAAAGCGGCGACTTCTTAGGGGTGCAAGGAGTCAACCCTCATACTGGAGAGCTGGATGCTATGTCCCCTACCGACAGCAGCCCTATAAGCACGATAAGCCACCAGGAGACCGTACACAGCGTTATGAGTACACTGCGAGACAGGTGGAAAAGCAGCAGGTATCATATGACGAGAGATTCCCCAAGTAAAGGCAAGCATATCGAAGGTAACGACTCCAAGCTTTCTGGGCTGcggaaggagaggaagagggcgagAGACGTGGGCAAAGCCGTTAGATGGAAAAGACTTGCGGGCGAGTGGTCATCGCTGCAGGAGCCAAATTTGAGCCCCATCAGTGCATCTCCTAATTCTCGTAAGCTCTTCTCACTATATAGTTTGGTTTATTGCATCTCTTGTTACACCAAAAAAGTTTCTGACACTGCTTGGTTGATAGGAAGACCCTCACACGCCCAAGGCCTCCAACAATCAGTCCAAAATCTCTCCCTCGAAGAAACGCAGCCTAATTTCAGCCTTCCAAACGATACTCTTACTTTCGTGAATGAGCCTATCAGTCATACTGAAGCTACCTTGCCAGATACAGCCTCAAACGCAGACCCAGACCCTTTAACTCGTACCTCGTCCAACTCTACGGTTATTCGAACCCCTCGTCGACAAAGCATTGCAAACCCGGCTCTCGCATCATAGGATCTGCACAAGGGTGGCGTGAACTTTGACGATTCTAATTCCCAGACCAGCTCCAAAGCTATGAGTCAGTCCATGAAGACGCCTTTTTTAGACATGGTGGCCGAGAGGGAAATCGGCAAGCCTTGCGCGGGGGCGAGCATGATGACTCTTTCGGTATGCCAATTTACCCAATCGATCCCAGCTTTCCACCAGAAAATAGAGGGAAATATTGGCCTCAGAGGGATCAAAGGCATCAAATTATCCAATTTGGATCTTTCTCTGACACCTCTTCGAGAACCAATCCCTTTGAGCCTGTTCGAAGAAAGCCCGTTGGGGGCCATCTCTCGTCTACGGTATAGAGACAGTCCGACAAGAGCCAAGAAAAGGCGTCCAAAGGGTCCCTCGAACCTGAACAAGGTACAGACAATAGGAATCAACGCAGTAAAGAGCATAGACGAAGCGACCGGCTTGCTGCAGGCGAAACCAGTTACCACAAGACATTCCGCGGGTTCACCCAGCCCTCAGTCACTACTCGCCCCAGAGGAGGTAAAACAGGACATGCAGAAATTACGAGATCAAGTAACAATTTTAAACAATCAACAGCGGAAAGAGCTCTCTCACCGTCTGCACCAAACCAAGACAGAACAGAAGCCAGTCAATCGCATGTTGGGCGAAATCGCGGGCAAAATCGACGAGATCAGGGACCTTGTTTACATacccatcaccaccactactGGCTGCGACCATCAAACGTCTCCCTCAGCCTCTCGCCAGAAGGAGTGGAACCAGAAAGAGCCGTTGGAACATCTTCTCTCACATATGGTAGTCCGACCGGGCGAATtcagctccagctcgccaACCGTAGGCTTATCGAGGAGCAACTCGGACAAGTCCCACACAGAGATATCCACGAGTTCCGCGCAGAGTCAAAGTTCAGTGGAAGGGGACGAGCTGCTAGTAGAACTACTAGCAGACACCACATCTATGAAGCAGGAGGCTCACATGGCGCAAGAGGAGAGGGCGCACTTGCGAGGCACACGCTTCCTCATATCAGAAGCATTTATGCCAGCACGGGAGGACAGCTCGTCGCCCAGGTCAACATTTACACAGGACCAAACAATAATAGCTACGAACCAATGGAAACTATCGAATACAAAGCAGATGACGCAACAATTAGACCTGAACAGAGCGCCGAGCCCGGCAGAGCGCCAAACACAGATGGTGGAGGAGAATCCTTGGACTTTcccagaggaagaaggcagCGACGACATCGCAAGTCTTTTAGATGAGTGGGAACATTTCCAAGATAGCTGCCCCGAGGTAAAGCTACTGACGGAAGAGGGCTGCGGCGAGTGGAAGTTATTTACCGAATGGGAGGAGTATCGGCGCCAAAATCAAAAGGAGTCTACTGGGCTGCAGTTTTTTCTGTACTGCATAAAAGGTCTAGCCAAGCTCTACTGGTCAACCGTCTGGCCCATGCTTGATCCTCGAACATTGCAAGTCGAGCATGACGGACCAATGCCCTTCTGGAAGGCCTGCCTGTTGATTGTGCTTGCAGCACCGGTAGTGACAGTTGGATTTGTGGCCATTGTGCAGGGTATGAGGATTGTGAGGTTGGTAGCCTGGCTCTTGGACTatgcagatgatggagcGGCGATTTGGATCTAGAGACGGTTGTGGGTTGATTGATGCGTGGAGGTATGAGGGTTGTGGAATAAACTGGTTGGATTAGATAAATTGTTGCTGAGTTATTAGGAGAGTATCAACAGGAGTCGCGAGCGTTGTGTGTTATGTCTTAGGCTAtaggtagtactagtatTGATATTTCCATAAACTAGGCTTGATGGCCCGATAatcttctattttctctttgcctAGGTCATCTGGTCAACTCATGCAAAACTATTCACGCCGCATTCTCATTAtctatttagttattaactaaCTCAACGTTCTTTAGACCCCAGCTCTATCAATACTACAAGTTACCAATTACCATGcgtctatataaaaaatcccCCTAAAGGATTCAATCCAACTGCACATTTCCAATCACCAGCCAATTTGAGCCATCATACTGCACTTCTCGTATCTGCCCATTTACCAAGTAATAACAGCGAGCCGTACTGTAGTCTGACGGCAATGAGGCGACGGTCCAGAGCGTCGCCGTGAGGCAAGATATGCCCGTGCCATTGTCGGGTTTGCCTAGCGAGGCAGGCGTCGATGAGGTTCGCCATCCAGTGTCGTCATCCTCCCAGGTCATTTGCAGGGCATCTGAGCTGTCTTGCCACAGGATGTAGGTGTTCATGGCGCCGTCGGTTGAATTCGAGTATCGGGGAATGGTAAACGCTCCCATGGCCCCGTTGGCTGGAAGAATGATGGGTGGTGCGCCTAACAATGTTTTTGGCCATGAATATGAATGCCTCTCATGGATTTAGGGATTATAATTGAGAATTAAGAAGACTCACCAACATTCAACTTATTGGTCAAGTTAGTTCTCTCCTGGAGAATGAGCTTCTGGTCATCCCGCTGATAGAGAATCTTGTCGCCTCCGAACCTCCCCGCGTTCACCGAATAAGGCACTTCTGCAAAGGACGATCCGTTTTGGCATTGGAGACCCACGGAGCTCTGCACCCAGGTCAGGTTGGCGTCGTACGCTTCCTGCATCTGGTTGCGTTCGTCTTGGAATATCACGCTGGGCCAGTATGCCGCGATGCGCGTGTTCGCCGCTACCTTCCACCCATTGGGGGACATGGGTCCGCTGCCGGAAAAGGTTTGTGCTGACGGCGAGGCTGAGTCTTGTTCGCGGAAGTACCACTCCTGGATCATGTTTTGGTCGTTGAGATAGAAGATTTCGACCTGTGTGAAGTTCTAAAAGCGTGAGATTGAAGCGCGGCGCTCCCCCCCGTGTTAGTGGCAGCTTTGTGCAGAATTGTGGGAATAAAAAACAAGGGCTCACATCACTGCTCGTTATCGGGCTGAAGCAATAGTATGGAATGTTGTAGCACGATGCTGCAATTGGGGTGCCCAGCTTAGCTCTTGCGTCTGAAAAGATGGCCAGCGTGGACCATTTGCCGTCGCCGGAGTGGTACCGCATCAGACGCAGGTAGCCGTCTTGCCCCTGGTAGACGAGGCGGATGGTGAAGCTTGACGGGCCTGTCCACCAGCCGGTGATGCCAATGCCTGAGCCTGCGTGGACGGCATTGGCCGGTTTTGAAGGAGAAATTGGCGgcgtggtggtggaggaggcttgTGGTGATTCTGCGGGAGTcgttttgttgttgttgttgttgttgctgttgttgttgttgaggcGCAATCCAACAACGACGCCGAGGACAGCGGCCACGATTACAAAGAGTAGAGCAACGCCCGctaggacgaggatgagccATGGTTTCTTGTTTGGTGGGCTTTGTTTTTGCTCAATTTCTTCGATGAAGCTCTCGGTATTGACCCTGGCAATGCCGCTTGAGCTGGGGTTTACGGCCTCCAGATCGTCGCAGCCGCGAAATGCTTCCAACGCCTGTTCGACCTGCACTCTGGTTGAGACTTGCAGCCCTCCAACGTCTGGTGCCCATACCTCCAGCCCATCTTCAGGTGGTCGTACTTCCAGTCCGCAGGGATCACGGTCGTATATCACGCTCATCACATCACAGTCGGGAGTAACCTGGGAAGGCCGTTGAAATCGGAGCCCAAAACATCCCAGTTGCATAATGAGGTTTTCTGGAGAGAGGTTTCAGAAGGGGTTTCACTGAGATAGAACTTGGCTTTGGTGCGGATAGCAAGGCAGATTCCGACGAGCCATTGTCTACAGCCTGATTGTGTGACAAAGGCTTTTTCGGCCATGCAGCAGGACCCAGGCGCGCTTGACGGTGAAGGATTGTGTCAGCTTGCTGTAAAACACAATGGCAAGGCTGTGCGTAGGAAAAGGTGCTGCTCGATATCCAATAATTGACACACAATTTTTTCTAAAAATGGCTGGTCCATGGATGGCGCGGTGTATACGAAGCAGAGAGCCTTATGGCGACTTGCATACAACACCAAAACTATCCCCTCGCCAtacaaaaaggcaaaaacgGTAGTTCAAAGTGGAGCGCAGAATTCCGAGACCTGCGTTGAGCAATTGTATAGCGATATCCATCCAACTCAGGTCAGGTTGGATGAAATATCTCGCA
Proteins encoded:
- a CDS encoding uncharacterized protein (EggNog:ENOG41~BUSCO:EOG092D45IW~SECRETED:SignalP(1-20)), which translates into the protein MRFSTAVACLSTCLAAPATALAIWGDSAYAFDSNLKVPGENPIEFCNANRDDNLIVIDKVDLAPNPPKAGKPLLITASGEVKKTVESGAYVKLVVKYGLIQLLSTTADLCEQLDNVDLSCPLEPGNMTITKSVDLPSAIPPGTYSVLADVYSNDDEPITCLKATVNFPRPGLSSFEDAEEL
- the VMA7 gene encoding H(+)-transporting V1 sector ATPase subunit F (BUSCO:EOG092D4MP9), whose product is MTSQADFKDRQFLAVIGDEDSVTGLLLAGIGHITTGAEAQKNFLVVDSKTETAAIEAAFESFTERKDIGIVLINQHVADRIRHRVDTYTAAFPTVLEIPSKDHPYDPEKDSVLRRVRRLFGE
- a CDS encoding uncharacterized protein (EggNog:ENOG41~TransMembrane:4 (i40-59o79-101i176-195o207-226i)), translated to MPRLVRRRPLWERITSNLNPMDFLLWLSEELETRDWDSKLVGTQLGVAMNILFLLARANVGLTSSTDDDIFGDETKIGWFSYVAYLIVWGLALFSCINAAYTYTRTRKYRLFQANIEEPLSTPSARRVQVQSSPVTSASPLRYLADKIAPGSAESRSHPDKKRDVWELAVWDPLPISLRLVCLFSPGHVLAYLLALPLAPLDPQPSVTVFNAIVMQMVLSGQMLFLSSRFAQQAKDNALIQKEVMNEYNTKFVHPRLNPVVRDVGTQIAAEHSPKGRGFVQVGTPTTLIRKSYVTRGTSQAGHDNTLSSGHSHFMRPQMINPIATRQPEGTPTNVDQPRSTFKQFMAADQATGTAPSPMPLSATSANTANYGGNMGIYSHNKSPLKKTMDLGSFNEPASPRNSREMAALEQQRQADALRSASTTSKSASNPYSGTSRSRTQQDRSIRW
- a CDS encoding uncharacterized protein (EggNog:ENOG41), with product MSYFLPPKVSDVAPRQTTSLALPKKNQPIRRTQTESPQSASRGWMKKMMIPSRRPERGGTSREQGYWEQMEVEGKVRPRRRMTDSQYSMGDVSADSSHIARWNVPKDIPKEQPRLLPPRQGAVPAKPGSSLPPITTQKNRSWSWSPQRGSGDQISVAKLGGVLPSDGWNGNSNLLTRDIKTTETRSLSLDSETAKHKKQLQRRDALRARKARRRQRQSLKESGDFLGVQGVNPHTGELDAMSPTDSSPISTISHQETVHSVMSTLRDRWKSSRYHMTRDSPSKGKHIEGNDSKLSGLRKERKRARDVGKAVRWKRLAGEWSSLQEPNLSPISASPNSRRPSHAQGLQQSVQNLSLEETQPNFSLPNDTLTFVNEPISHTEATLPDTASNADPDPLTRTSSNSTVIRTPRRQSIANPALAS
- a CDS encoding uncharacterized protein (EggNog:ENOG41~TransMembrane:2 (i444-462o482-504i)), translating into MSQSMKTPFLDMVAEREIGKPCAGASMMTLSVCQFTQSIPAFHQKIEGNIGLRGIKGIKLSNLDLSLTPLREPIPLSLFEESPLGAISRLRYRDSPTRAKKRRPKGPSNLNKVQTIGINAVKSIDEATGLLQAKPVTTRHSAGSPSPQSLLAPEEVKQDMQKLRDQVTILNNQQRKELSHRLHQTKTEQKPVNRMLGEIAGKIDEIRDLVYIPITTTTGCDHQTSPSASRQKEWNQKEPLEHLLSHMVVRPGEFSSSSPTVGLSRSNSDKSHTEISTSSAQSQSSVEGDELLVELLADTTSMKQEAHMAQEERAHLRGTRFLISEAFMPAREDSSSPRSTFTQDQTIIATNQWKLSNTKQMTQQLDLNRAPSPAERQTQMVEENPWTFPEEEGSDDIASLLDEWEHFQDSCPEVKLLTEEGCGEWKLFTEWEEYRRQNQKESTGLQFFLYCIKGLAKLYWSTVWPMLDPRTLQVEHDGPMPFWKACLLIVLAAPVVTVGFVAIVQGMRIVRLVAWLLDYADDGAAIWI
- a CDS encoding uncharacterized protein (TransMembrane:1 (i108-133o)~EggNog:ENOG41), whose amino-acid sequence is MQLGCFGLRFQRPSQVTPDCDVMSVIYDRDPCGLEVRPPEDGLEVWAPDVGGLQVSTRVQVEQALEAFRGCDDLEAVNPSSSGIARVNTESFIEEIEQKQSPPNKKPWLILVLAGVALLFVIVAAVLGVVVGLRLNNNNSNNNNNNKTTPAESPQASSTTTPPISPSKPANAVHAGSGIGITGWWTGPSSFTIRLVYQGQDGYLRLMRYHSGDGKWSTLAIFSDARAKLGTPIAASCYNIPYYCFSPITSSDNFTQVEIFYLNDQNMIQEWYFREQDSASPSAQTFSGSGPMSPNGWKVAANTRIAAYWPSVIFQDERNQMQEAYDANLTWVQSSVGLQCQNGSSFAEVPYSVNAGRFGGDKILYQRDDQKLILQERTNLTNKLNVGAPPIILPANGAMGAFTIPRYSNSTDGAMNTYILWQDSSDALQMTWEDDDTGWRTSSTPASLGKPDNGTGISCLTATLWTVASLPSDYSTARCYYLVNGQIREVQYDGSNWLVIGNVQLD